CGGTTCGCTGGTCGACCCCTGGTGGGTGCTCACCGCCAAGAGTTGCTTCAGCTTCAACGGTCAGGCCGTGGTCGCGGGCAAGCCGACCAAGCCGACGACGGTCACCGTCGGGCGCCCCAACCTCACCGCGTCCACGGGGGCGGTCGTTCCGGCCTTCCGGATCGTGCCGCACCCCGATCGTGACCTCGTCCTGGTGCGGATGGCCCGCCGGGTCGACGTGACCCCGGTGGCACTGGGGGCCGCACCGAAGGTCGGCGAGCAGCTCACCGGTGCCGGCTTCGGTCGTACCGCCAGTGCCTGGGTTCCCGATCAGTTGCACAGTGGCTCGTTCGGTGTCCAGACGGTCGGGGCGTCCACCCTCAACATCCTGGGGAGCGGGCAGACCGGAATCTGCCGCGGCGACCTCGGCGGCCCCACCGTTCGTGTGGTGAGCGGCAAGCCGCAGCTCGTCGGCGTGCACTACAGCTCATGGCAGGGTGGGTGCTTCGCCGAGACGGAGACTCGCCGCGACGCGGTCGACAGCCGGGTCGACGACCTCGCGCCGTGGTTCGCCGCGACGATGCCGCAGGGCGTGGCGACCGACGTCTACGAGGACCTCAACTTCCTGTACACGTTCGACCCGGGGCAGGCCGCCCCGACCACCTTCCCGGCGACCTCGACCGGCGGGTTCGCCGACCCGATCGGCTCGTGGAAGAGCACCGAGACGAGGTACAACCGGGACCGGATCAAGGTGTTCAACGACGACTTCGACGGCGACGGCATCAAGGACGTCGTGGCGTTGTCGACCGCTGCCGATGGCAGCTTCGCCATCGACACGTTCATCACCCAGGCGGACGGCAAGTACGGCGCGCCGCTCCGTTCCTGGACGGCCGCTGCCGGCTGGGGTCATCTCGGTGCCATGAAGATGGCCTCTGGCGACTTCAACGGTGACGGCCGGGCCGACCTGACCGCCTTCTACGGTTACAAGTCCGGCACCGGCGACGAGGCGTGGATCAACTGGATCGCCCGACCGGACGGCGGCTTCGACGCCCCGAGCACGGTGTGGCAGGAGTCCACCTTCGGCACCTGGGGGTTCACCTCGGTCTTCGCCGGCGACGTCAACGGGGACGGCCGGGCCGACGCCTCGCTCTTCTACCGCTACAGCAACGGGGCGATGTCGATCTTCACCTGGCCGGGTCAGGCAGACGGCAAGTTCGGCACCCCGTACACCTCCTGGTCCACCCCAGCGGACAAGCCGTTCGCCGTACTCTCCGAGATGAAGGTGATGGACGGCGACTTCAACGGCGACGGTCGCGGTGACGTGGCGGTCCTCAAGTATCGCGGTTTCAGCAGCACCAGCCTGCACACCTTCACGGCCAAGGCGGACGGGAACTTCAACGCGCCCGTGGATTCCTGGTCGTCGACCGACTTCGGTCACTTCGCCAGCATGAAGCTGGCCGCCGGTGACTACAACGGCGACAAGCGCGACGACCTGGCCGTCCTCTACAAGTACGCCGATGAGGGCCTCAGCATGAACACCCTCACCTCGACCACGAGTGGCGGCTTCAACGCGCCGTTCGGATCGTGGCTGAACCGGCCGCGCACCTTCGGCTGGTGGGTGAACATGAGGTTCGACGGCGAGTGATCGCCTCTGCCTGATGACGGTCCCCCCGCCTCTCCGATGGGAGGCGGGGGGACCTACCCGTCGTGTGGCGGGTCAGTGCTCCCCGGTCAGGTTCACGATGACCACCCCGGCGATGATCAACGCGATGCCGGCGAGCTTGGCCAGCCCGACCGGCTCGTCCAGGAACACCGCCCCGATCGCCACGATGGTCGCGGTGCCCAAACCCGACCAGAGGGCGTACGCGACGCCCACCGGGATCTCCTTGACGGCCTGGGCCAGCAGGAGAAACGCCAACAGGTAACCGGTGACGCAACCCAGAGTCGGCCAGAGGCGGCTGAACCCGGCGGTGCTCTTGAGCAGACTGGTCGCCAGCACCTCGGCGAGGATGGCAACCCCCAGCAATACGTACGCCATGCGTCCCCAGTTCTGACTGCTCGGCCGAAGTCGTCGGTGGTCAGGCTAACGCCGGCGGGCGGGCGGCACCGGTGCCAGGACGGCGCCTGGTCCTTTCGGGCACGAGTCATCCGGCCTCTATGGAGCTGATGTCGTAGACGATTCACGGCCTCCGCGCGGCGCGACTGGTGCGGGTTCGGCCGCGAGCCGGGCCGCTCGCATGGTGAGGTAGCGCTGCTCGGGCAGGCTGCTCGTCCGCGCGGCGGCGGCCCGGTAGTCGACGATCGCCTGCTCGCGGTGACCGGCCATCTCGTGCAGGTGGGCGCGGGCGGCGGGCAGCCGGTGGTGCCCGGCCAACCGGGGGTCGTCGGCCAGGGCGTCGAGGGCGGCGAGACCCGCTGCCGGCCCGTGCACCATCGCCGTTGCCACGGCCCGGTTGAGTGCCACCACCGGGCTGCCGACGAGCCGTTCCAGCACCTCGTAGAGCGCCAGGATCTGCGGCCAGTCGGTCTGCTCGGTGCTCGTTGCCTCGTCGTGCAGGGCGGCGATGGCGGCCTGCACCTGGTACGGGCCGACCGGCCCACGCGGCAACGCCCGGGTCACGAGGGCGACGCCCTCGGCGATCGCCGTCGCGTCCCAGCGGCTGCGGTCCTGGTCGGCCAGTGAGATCAGCTCGCCGGAGGGACCGGTCCGTGCCGGGCCGCGCGCCTCGGTGAGCAGCATCAACGCCAGTAGGCCGGCCGACTCGCTGTCGTCGGGCAGCAACGCGTGCAGTGCGCGGGTCAGCCGGATCGCCTCGGCCGCGAGGTCGATCCGGCGCAGGTCCGGGCCGGTGGTGCTGGTGTGCCCCTCGGTGAAGACCAGGTAGAGCACCTGCCGTACGGCCGCCAGCCGGTCGGACCGCTCCTCCGGCTCGGGCATCCGGAACGACAGCCCGGACGCGCGGATGCGCTGCTTGGCACGGCTGATCCGCTGGGCCATGGTCGCCTCGGGCACCAGGAACGCGCGGGCGATCTCGGCGGTGCTCAGACCGCCGACGGCGCGCAGGGTCAGCGCCACGGCCGACGTCGGGGCGAGCGCCGGGTGGCAGCAGAGGAAGAGCAGGACCAGGGTGTCGTCCCGCTCGGCGGTCAATTCGTCGTCCGCGGCGGGTGCGTACCGCTGGTCGTCCGGGTCCCGGCGGGCGACCAGGTCCTCCCGTCGGCGCCGGGCCTGCTCGCCCCGGATCAGCTCGATCATCCGGCGGTAACCGACCTGGATCAGCCACCCGCGTGGATTCGCCGGCAGCCCATCGACCGGCCACTGGGTTGCGGCGGCCAGCAGTGCCTCCTGCACCGCGTCCTCGGCGGTGGCGAAGTCACCGAAACGACGGGCGAGCACGCCGAGGACCTGCGGCGCCAGCTCGCGCAGCAGGTCCTCGACGCGGGGATCGGTGGCCAGCGTTCACAGCTCCTGCGGTGGGGCGGACATCACCGGGTGCACCTCGATCGGCATGTTCAGCGGCCGTCCGCCGGGGCCGGGCGCGGTGGAGATGTGCGCGGCCAGCTCCACCGCCCGCTGCGGGCTGTCGCAGTCCACGATCCAGAAGCCGGCGAGGAACTCCTTCGTCTCGGCGAACGGCCCCTCGGTGACCACCGGCGCGCCGCCCTCCCCGGCGCGGACGATCCGGGCCTGCTGCGGGCCGCCGAGGCCCTGCCCGTCGACCCACTCCCCGGCGGCGGTGAGCTTCTCGTTGACCTCGCCCATGAACGCGATGTGCGCCTGGACCTCCGCCGGGGTCCAGGTGTCGATGCTCGGGAAGTCGGTCCCGGCGGCGCTGAACTGCATCAGCAGCATGTACTTCATGGTTTGCTCCTCACAGCTGTGCACCGTCCTCGGTGCTCTCACCCTGAGGTAGAAGCAGCCAGAGCCGTTCTCGACACCCCGCCCGAAGAATCTCCAGAATCTTTTCAGTCGACGGCGTCGACCTCCAGCACCAGGCTCTGCTCCGGGTGCAGCGCGGGCAGTTGGACACCCATCCGGGCCAGTGCCGCCCCGCTCAGGACGACGCCGCCCGCGAGCCGGCCCGGTGCGGACCGGTCGATGGCCGCCGGCGCTGGCACGTCGGATGCCGGCCGCACCCGGTAACGGCGGTCCGGGTCCAGGCCCGGCAGCCGGACCGGGCCGGGGTACGGCGTCGCGGAGGTGGCCAGCCGCGCCACCGCGTACACGGCTCGGGTGCCGTCGTGCTCGATGACGCCGTGCGCCCAGACGGCCGGGTCTGGGTGGTCGACCCGGACCACCCGGCCAGCGTGCAGCAGCGGGCGCAGCCGCTTGTGCAGTGCCACCCAGGCAGCCAGTTCGGTCTGCTCGTCGGTGCTGATCGAGGCGATGTCCCACTCGATGCCGTGGTGGCCGAAGAGCGCGGTGGCCGCCCGGAATCCGAGGTCGTGCACGCGGTTGGTGGTGTGCGAGCGTTGCGGGCCGATGTGCGTGCCGATCAGCTCCGGCGGCAGCAGCAGGCCCGTCCAGCGCTGGATGCTGAGCCGTTCCAGGGCGTCGTTGCAGTCGCTGGCCCAGACCCGGTCGGTGCGCGCCAGGATGGCCAGGTCCACCCGCGCCCCGCCGGACGAACAGCTCTCGATCTCCAGATCCGGGTGGAGGCTGCGCAGCTCGTCGAAGAGCCGGTAGACCGCAAGGGTCTGCCCGTGCACCCCCGGGTGGCCGTGGTGCCCAGCCTCGGTGAGGTCCCGGTTCTGGTCCCACTTGAGATAGCTGATGCCGGGGTGTTCGGTGAGCAGCGCGTGGAGCCGATCCCGCACGTGGTCGTACGCCTCCGGGCGGCCCAGGTCGAGCACCTGCTGGTTGCGCCAGGACGGCGGCAGCCGCCCCGGTACGGCCAACACCCAGTCGGGGTGCGCGCGGAACAGGTCGGAGTCGGGGTTGACCATCTCCGGCTCCACCCAGAGACCGAACTGAAGGCCCCGACCGGTCACGTGGTCGATCAGCGGTTGCAGGCCGTCGGGCCAGACGCCCTCGTCGACGTACCAGTCGCCGAGGCCGGCGGTGTCGTCGCGCCGACCGCGGAACCAACCGTCGTCGAGCACGAACCGCTCCACGCCGATCTGCGCGGCCCGGTCGGCGAGGGCCCGCAGACGGTCCAGGTCGTGGTCGAAGTAGACCGCCTCCCAGACGTTGAGGGTCACCGGGCGGGGGGAGCGCGGGTGCCCGGGCCGGGCCCGCAGGTGCGTGTGCAGCACGTCGCTGAGCCCGTCCAGCCCGATGTCGGACCAGACCGCGTAGAGCAACGGAGACTCGTACGACTCGCCGGGGCCGAGCCGGATCTCACCGGGGGTGAGCAGCTCGCCGCCACCGAGGGTCGACTCGCCGGTGGGCCGGCGCTCGGCGAAGGTGACGTGGTCGCCGCTCCACGCGGTGTGCACCCCCCACA
This portion of the Micromonospora zamorensis genome encodes:
- a CDS encoding alpha-galactosidase — protein: MTILHLRRARTSLVLDARGPGLPRVVHWGGDVGDLDDDGLRELVDATVPPVVPSSFDEPPVLSLLPEASAGWSGRPGLAGHRDGRDWSTSFRLDGLDVRNDGPGAALLTVRASDPAAGLTLTSEIMLDPHGLLTVRHRLRNDGDTAYELRELTPVLPVPAVATELLDLTGRWCRERSPQRHRWQQGAWVREGRHGRTGHDATLLLVAGTAGFGFGHGEVWGVHTAWSGDHVTFAERRPTGESTLGGGELLTPGEIRLGPGESYESPLLYAVWSDIGLDGLSDVLHTHLRARPGHPRSPRPVTLNVWEAVYFDHDLDRLRALADRAAQIGVERFVLDDGWFRGRRDDTAGLGDWYVDEGVWPDGLQPLIDHVTGRGLQFGLWVEPEMVNPDSDLFRAHPDWVLAVPGRLPPSWRNQQVLDLGRPEAYDHVRDRLHALLTEHPGISYLKWDQNRDLTEAGHHGHPGVHGQTLAVYRLFDELRSLHPDLEIESCSSGGARVDLAILARTDRVWASDCNDALERLSIQRWTGLLLPPELIGTHIGPQRSHTTNRVHDLGFRAATALFGHHGIEWDIASISTDEQTELAAWVALHKRLRPLLHAGRVVRVDHPDPAVWAHGVIEHDGTRAVYAVARLATSATPYPGPVRLPGLDPDRRYRVRPASDVPAPAAIDRSAPGRLAGGVVLSGAALARMGVQLPALHPEQSLVLEVDAVD
- a CDS encoding RNA polymerase sigma factor; the protein is MATDPRVEDLLRELAPQVLGVLARRFGDFATAEDAVQEALLAAATQWPVDGLPANPRGWLIQVGYRRMIELIRGEQARRRREDLVARRDPDDQRYAPAADDELTAERDDTLVLLFLCCHPALAPTSAVALTLRAVGGLSTAEIARAFLVPEATMAQRISRAKQRIRASGLSFRMPEPEERSDRLAAVRQVLYLVFTEGHTSTTGPDLRRIDLAAEAIRLTRALHALLPDDSESAGLLALMLLTEARGPARTGPSGELISLADQDRSRWDATAIAEGVALVTRALPRGPVGPYQVQAAIAALHDEATSTEQTDWPQILALYEVLERLVGSPVVALNRAVATAMVHGPAAGLAALDALADDPRLAGHHRLPAARAHLHEMAGHREQAIVDYRAAAARTSSLPEQRYLTMRAARLAAEPAPVAPRGGRESSTTSAP
- a CDS encoding trypsin-like serine protease, whose translation is MSSSYRRRAAQAGLLAATLVAGLLQASSAQAVTGGTPVTDGSFGFVAKVDVGSLERSCSGSLVDPWWVLTAKSCFSFNGQAVVAGKPTKPTTVTVGRPNLTASTGAVVPAFRIVPHPDRDLVLVRMARRVDVTPVALGAAPKVGEQLTGAGFGRTASAWVPDQLHSGSFGVQTVGASTLNILGSGQTGICRGDLGGPTVRVVSGKPQLVGVHYSSWQGGCFAETETRRDAVDSRVDDLAPWFAATMPQGVATDVYEDLNFLYTFDPGQAAPTTFPATSTGGFADPIGSWKSTETRYNRDRIKVFNDDFDGDGIKDVVALSTAADGSFAIDTFITQADGKYGAPLRSWTAAAGWGHLGAMKMASGDFNGDGRADLTAFYGYKSGTGDEAWINWIARPDGGFDAPSTVWQESTFGTWGFTSVFAGDVNGDGRADASLFYRYSNGAMSIFTWPGQADGKFGTPYTSWSTPADKPFAVLSEMKVMDGDFNGDGRGDVAVLKYRGFSSTSLHTFTAKADGNFNAPVDSWSSTDFGHFASMKLAAGDYNGDKRDDLAVLYKYADEGLSMNTLTSTTSGGFNAPFGSWLNRPRTFGWWVNMRFDGE
- a CDS encoding YciI family protein, with the translated sequence MKYMLLMQFSAAGTDFPSIDTWTPAEVQAHIAFMGEVNEKLTAAGEWVDGQGLGGPQQARIVRAGEGGAPVVTEGPFAETKEFLAGFWIVDCDSPQRAVELAAHISTAPGPGGRPLNMPIEVHPVMSAPPQEL